Genomic window (Streptomyces sp. NBC_01431):
CCCCCGTGATCCCATGTGTTCTGGCACCACCCAGTGTGCGGGAGCACAACGGCCCCGCACAGATGGCGGGAGCGCCCGGCGCGCCCACGGTGAGACTCAGGCCCGTTCCCGGCTCGCGCGCGCCCCGGCCGGCGCGAGTCCTGGCCCGCGCTCGCTTGGCCCGTGCACGCCGCCCGTGCACGCCCCCGCTCGCGCGCGTCCGGGCGCCCTGCGCACCCGGGCCGCGGGTTCAGGCCCCGGCGAGTGCCCCCGAGACGCGCCGCCATTTCTCGTGCACGGTCACCGACCGGAGCCGCCACCCGGCATCCGTACGGACCAGCGAGAAGGCGTAGCGTCCGCCGGACTCGAAATCGGGCGCCGGCGAGCCGCCCGCACCGTTCCCTGAGCCCCCGAAGCACATGGGGTTGAAGTAGTCGGCGCGGACTTCCGCGCGGTCGCCCGGGTAGCCGCCGAGGTCCTGGAGGGTCAGCGTCCGGTTGGTGATCAGATGCTGGCGGACCGGGAAGAGCCGCATGGTTTCCGCGAGCCACTGGGCCACCTCATCGGCGGAGCCCGCGATGCCGCCCGAAGCGCGGTAG
Coding sequences:
- a CDS encoding nuclear transport factor 2 family protein, translating into MTQRVDLGTVLDRLAIDELITGYAAAVDDGDWPAYRALFAADGRADYRASGGIAGSADEVAQWLAETMRLFPVRQHLITNRTLTLQDLGGYPGDRAEVRADYFNPMCFGGSGNGAGGSPAPDFESGGRYAFSLVRTDAGWRLRSVTVHEKWRRVSGALAGA